In one window of Musa acuminata AAA Group cultivar baxijiao chromosome BXJ3-2, Cavendish_Baxijiao_AAA, whole genome shotgun sequence DNA:
- the LOC135631355 gene encoding kinesin-like protein KIN-14C, with translation MNQGALLELPHADDSPASSKVEECTDLDMANLNIDAETAKRRSEVVEWLNCMIPDFNMSVEASAEELRARLVDGTVFCRILKRIIPASSEIVDGHCVTEEERLDNIGRFVSAVKKMGLPSFRVTDLQQGPVTAVVYCLWSLRDHLSWDFGEDKDSPRKFVGDPIALNRPKTPKVLSVKNSQMEQHSVNSGENRINSFVDLRLKHVRQTNPVLSEPSTPRSHHSGHKFHELFQLKQGHYYELSAAKISEMMESNNLDNAPTQSLLSVINGILDENIERQNGEIPYRVACLLKKVVQEIERRISTQAEHIRNQNNLIKIREDKYHSRIRVLETLANTLNEETQMVMNQLQHLKTEKSIIEEKKKHAEEDVAKLRKEKENSDKIISELNQNLEAMKMSYNEQFHQLETKERFAQMELEEKIKEAESLLEESRNRREEIEAISESKCQNWNKKENNFQRFINSYLRSVQGLRLSFDSIKLQIVDREKRWFEEFTNFGQKLKVLTDAAGNYHSVLEENRRLYNEVQELKGNIRVYCRIRPYLSGENKKQSTIYHIGENGELILANPTKQGKDGQRVFNFNKVFGPTATQEEVFLDTRPLIQSILDGYNVCIFAYGQTGSGKTYTMTGPDSSSETDWGVNYRALNDLFQISQTRIETFIYEVGVQMVEVYNEQVRDLLANDSTQKRLGIMTTSLPNGLAVPDASMHTVQSTLDVLELMGIGQTNRAVSATSLNERSSRSHSILTVHVQGMDLKTGATLRGSLHLVDLAGSERIERSEVIGERLKEAQHINKSLSALGDVIFALSQKNTHVPYRNSKLTQVLQSSLGGHAKTLMFVHINPDVGSYSETLSTLKFAERVSGVELGAARSQKEGKDVRDLMEQVTSLKDTIGKKDEEIEQLKLKAFISRSPSIKNERNSNNFLRYNSFSPARTSTLAGTMQHKQRTSTGKLLNNNNEAARKSENCSEIGDHFEYGSQKSVDDNKNQDTFMQLKHTGGISAQASADIELLGFGDEDAEEHLSDISDGVLSMGTETDGSLGSVVEFSLFPEQKKSSEAPKVKMPKIPASIPKPPPKKTAHSTAFLPKTNNALRPPTSLTMPRSRKSTSQVTMSSPARPPRRWQ, from the exons CATTGTGTTACCGAGGAGGAGCGCTTGGATAACATAGGCAGGTTTGTTTCAGCTGTCAAGAAGATGGGGTTGCCCAGCTTTCGGGTGACAGACCTCCAACAG GGACCTGTGACTGCCGTAGTATATTGCCTTTGGTCTCTGAGGGATCATCTCAGCTGGGACTTTGGTGAAGATAAGGACTCACCAAGAAAGTTCGTTGGTGACCCAATAGCACTCAATAGGCCAAAGACACCGAAGGTTTTGAGTGTGAAAAACAGTCAAATGGAGCAACACTCTGTAAACTCAGGAGAAAACAGAATAAACAGCTTTGTGGATTTGCGATTGAAGCATGTTCGGCAAACTAATCCTGTGTTATCAG AACCATCAACTCCTCGCTCTCATCATAGCGGACATAAGTTCCACGAGCTTTTCCAGCTAAAACAAGGACACTACTATGAACTTTCTGCCGCTAAGATTTCTGAAATGATGGAATCAAACAATTTAGAT AATGCCCCCACTCAATCGCTTTTAAGTGTCATAAATGGGATTCTCGATGAAAACATCGAAAGGCAGAATGGAGAAATACCTTAT CGTGTAGCATGCCTGCTAAAAAAGGTTGTGCAAGAGATTGAACGGCGCATTTCGACGCAAGCAGAGCATATACGAAAT CAAAATAATCTCATCAAAATACGTGAAGACAAGTATCACTCAAGGATTAGAGTGCTAGAGACACTTGCGAATACGTTGAATGAAGAAACACAG ATGGTTATGAACCAACTTCAGCATCTAAAG ACAGAAAAATCCATAAttgaagagaagaagaaacaTGCTGAAGAAGATGTGGCTAAActgaggaaggagaaggaaaataGTGATAAGATAATTTCAGAACTGAATCAGAATCTAGAAGCCATGAAGATGTCATACAATGAACAGTTTCACCAACTGGAAACGAAGGAGAGATTTGCTCAGATGGAGTTAGAAGAAAAAATAAAGGAGGCTGAATCCCTTTTAGAAGAATCAAGAAACAGAAGAGAAGAGATAGAGGCAATATCagaatctaaatgtcagaattggaACAAGAAAGAAAACAATTTCCAACGTTTCATAAATTCATATCTGCGGTCAGTGCAG GGTTTGAGATTATCCTTTGATTCCATCAAGCTTCAAATAGTGGATAGAGAGAAGAGATGGTTTGAAGAATTTACTAATTTTG GCCAAAAGCTGAAAGTATTAACGGATGCAGCAGGAAATTATCATTCGGTCCTTGAAGAAAACCGGAGGTTATACAATGAGGTCCAGGAACTAAAAG GAAATATTAGAGTATATTGTCGGATAAGGCCATATCTTTCTggggaaaataaaaaacaaagcacCATATATCATATTGGTGAGAATGGTGAGCTAATTCTGGCAAATCCCACTAAACAGGGAAAAGATGGACAAAGGGTATTCAATTTTAACAAGGTTTTTGGTCCTACTGCTACTCAAG AGGAGGTGTTCTTGGACACTCGGCCTTTAATACAATCTATCCTTGATGGTTACAACGTATGCATCTTTGCTTATGGTCAGACTGGATCAGGAAAAACCTACACAATG ACAGGGCCTGATTCATCATCTGAAACAGATTGGGGTGTCAACTATCGAGCTCTGAATGACCTTTTTCAAATTTCTCAGACTAGAATAGAGACATTTATATATGAAGTGGGTGTTCAGATGGTCGAAGTATACAACGAGCAAGTGCGTGATTTACTTGCAAATGATAGCACACAAAAAAG ACTTGGAATCATGACCACTTCCCTGCCCAATGGACTTGCTGTCCCTGATGCTAGCATGCATACTGTTCAATCGACTTTGGATGTGCTGGAACTGATGGGGATAGGACAGACCAACAGGGCTGTTAGTGCCACTTCCTTGAATGAAAGAAGCAGCCGGTCACACAG TATTCTTACTGTTCATGTTCAAGGAATGGATCTGAAAACTGGAGCTACCTTGCGTGGTTCACTTCATCTGGTGGATCTTGCTGGAAGTGAGAGAATCGAACGTTCCGAGGTTATTGGAGAAAGGCTCAAGGAAGCACAACATATCAATAAGTCTTTATCTGCTCTTGGAGATGTCATCTTTGCTCTATCACAGAAGAACACCCACGTACCATACAGAAATAGCAAGCTTACTCAAGTACTACAAAGTTCTTTAG GTGGACATGCTAAGACACTGATGTTTGTACACATAAATCCAGATGTAGGATCTTATTCAGAGACCTTAAGCACCTTGAAGTTTGCTGAAAGGGTATCTGGGGTGGAGCTAGGTGCAGCAAGGAGCCAAAAAGAGGGCAAAGATGTCAGAGATTTGATGGAGCAG GTGACATCACTTAAAGATACAATTGGAAAGAAAGATGAGGAGATTGAACAACTGAAACTAAAAGCTTTCATATCACGGTCTCCCAGTATAAAGAACGAAAGGAATAGCAACAATTTCTTGAGATACAATTCCTTCTCTCCTGCTCGCACTTCAACCTTAGCTGGGACCATGCAACATAAACAGAGGACATCGACTGGAAAGCTGCTGAACAACAATAACGAAGCAGCCAGAAAATCTGAGAACTGCTCAGAGATTGGAGATCATTTTGAATATGGTTCACAGAAGTCAGTAGATGATAACAAAAACCAGGACACCTTTATGCAGCTGAAGCACACAGGGGGGATCTCAGCTCAGGCTTCTGCAGATATTGAGCTTTTGGGCTTTGGTGATGAAGATGCAGAGGAGCATCTGAGTGATATATCTGATGGCGTACTTTCCATGGGGACAGAAACAGATGGCTCACTGGGCAGTGTTGTTGAGTTCAGCCTCTTTCCTGAACAGAAGAAATCATCTGAAGCCCCAAAAGTGAAGAT GCCTAAAATTCCAGCATCGATACCTAAACCACCTCCGAAGAAGACTGCGCATAGCACAGCATTCTTGCCAAAAACAAATAATGCATTGAGGCCTCCAA CTTCTCTTACAATGCCACGCTCACGAAAAAGCACAAGCCAGGTTACAATGTCATCACCGGCCAGGCCTCCAAGACGATGGCAGTAG